From Triticum urartu cultivar G1812 chromosome 2, Tu2.1, whole genome shotgun sequence, a single genomic window includes:
- the LOC125540220 gene encoding uncharacterized protein LOC125540220 isoform X1 → MVVVLLVVVLQPLLLMVLRPAAAPPPPTSQTQQIEVAWPEQTVHLMAARRRGRRAGNGEGRRRGRVKKGSSGSRRRSRSWGRGKTKVEGEDGSFVLNIGWSALWFLTRDAARELPECCFLVHNSLISCKK, encoded by the exons ATGGTGGTGGTGCTCCTCGTCGTTGTCCTCCAGCCCCTGCTGCTGATGGTGCTACGGCCAGCTGCGGCCCCTCCTCCCCCGACATCGCAGACCCAACAGATCGAAGTGGCGTGGCCCGAGCAGACAGTTCATCTCATGGCGGCGCGGCGCAGAGGAAGGCGTGCGGGGAACGGGGAGGGGCGGAGAAGGGGTAGGGTGAAGAAGGGGTCGAGCGGGAGCAGAAGGAGATCAAGGTCGTGGGGGCGGGGGAAGACGAAGGTGGAGGGGGAGGATGGTTCTTTCGTGCTCAACATCGGGTGGTCGGCGTTGTGGTTCCTGACGAGAGATGCAGCCCGTGAG CTCCCTGAATGTTGCTTCTTGGTGCACAACAGCTTGATTAGCTGTAAAAAGTAG